In Chitinivorax sp. B, the genomic window TTTGCTGCTGTCACTGCCGATGCCTTTGGAACGTCAGTCGCCCAATTCACGGCAGCGGTTCGCGACGTATTTGGCAGCAAGGCGCAGCAGTTTGCTGTGATAGCAGCAGAATCCTTTGGCAGCACCACGGTGGCGTCGGAGGTGCGTGATATTCGCTTCGCGACGACTAACAACCACGATGCCAATCCCGCTGGATTCGACAGTGCATGGCATGTGGGCAACCCGGTGGCAGATGGCCTGTTGGGTAGCGAACAGACCACTCAGGCAGGAAACCGGCCTGTGGTTGATGACAGCAGTCTGGATGCCGTCAAAGCCCGTGTTGCCCTGGCTCAGCGCTCTGTTGGCATACAACATTTGTTTGATGAGGCTGGTCGGGAAGTATTTACATTAAGTGTGGATGGCCTGCTCACCGAACGTCAGTTTGACAGTGCTGGCAATCTATTGCGGGAAAGCCGTTATGCCACGCCAATGGTCAGCAATACTGCGCTGACTCTGGCAGAAGTACGGGCGCGATTGGCTGTGCTTCCCAAGACAGCAATGGATCAGCATAGCTATATCGTGCGTGATGCATTGGGTCGTGAGGCCTATCGGATTGGCGCAGACCGCAGTGTCAGTAGCATCGACTACGACAAAGCGGGCCGAATCACCCGCCGTACCCGCTTTGCCCAATCTTTACCCGGTAGTGTCGATCTCGGCCAGCCGCTGACACTCGATGGCATCCAGCAGGCAATGGCTGGTGGTGACCACAGTCATGATCAGATCGAACGACTCGGTTACGATGCGGCAAGCCGGCCTGTCTATGCGATCGATGGTGTGGGTCATGTTAACGAACGACGCTTCGATGGCGCTGGCAATGAAATCGGCCGCCGCATCCTATTGGGTCGTACTGATCTGGCCGTGTGGGACGCCGAACAACGGTTGACAATCGATACCAGCCAAACCGTACAGCACAGCCGGGCCTTCTATGATGCAGCCAGCCAGTTGATCATCGAGCTGGATGGGGAAGGGTATGCTACGCGCCGGATCTATGACAGCAATGGCCAACTGATCCAGCGTATCCGATACGGTACTGCCTTGACCGTGGCTGACAATGCCGATCTGGCCATCATATTGAGCAAGCTGCCTGTGACACCGGATAGCAAACTGGATTCGGTGGAACGCTATGTCTATGACACGGCAGGTCGTCTGGCGATCACCATTGACGGTGCTGGCCGGGTGCGACGTAGTGTGTACGATGGCATGGGCCGGGTGGTGCGGACGATTCAATATGCCAAGACCCTGACAGCCCAAGCCACACTGGCAGACTTCGGCAAACCCGGCGCGGCTGATCGTGTGACCGATGTGGTGTACGACAATCTGGGCCGTGCCCGATTCACCATTGATCCGGAAGGGGTGGTGGCTGAGCAGCAATACAACTATCTGGGGCAGGTCACACAATCGATCCGCCACGAGCAGCGCATCACGACACGTCCTTACGATTCGGTTGCGCTGACCCGATACGGGAACTTGGACGAAACCGGAACGATGCATGACCCGGTGAGCATGTTCTCACGTACCACCAGCCAGGGTGAGGTTTGGCAATATGGTTATGCGGCGGCGGCAGGTGCATTTACAGCATTCCCGGTTCTGACATCCAAACAGGGCGTGGATTATTGGGGCACCTCAAGCAATGGCACACCAGGCGTGTTCGTCAATCCGACCGATGCGCGTGTTACCTTCGGCACCAATTGGGTGGACGGACGTCAGGTCATGCTTCACCCCGGCTCCGGTACGACAGATCGCTATGCGGTGTTGCGATTTGTTGCACCGCAATCCGGCAGCTATCGTCTGGATGCCATGTTCCAGTCCAATGACTCGTATGGGGCCACGACTGACGTACATGTACTCATCAATGGCCAGGAGATCTTTGCTGGCAATGTGTCGAGCACATTCCGCCCACAGCTGTCGCAAGCCATTGTGGTCAAGCAGGGCGATACCATTGATTTCATGGTGGGTACCGGTGTAAACGGCACCTATTCCTATGACTCCACCAGTGTGGTGGTTGCGCTTCACCAAAGCGACTTGCCCGTGGTACTGGGCCAAGGTGACGTCGATTCGCTGGCTGTTCTGGAACAGTTGCAGGAAACCTATAAAACGCCAGCCGCACAAGCGGACAAATCGCAACGGTTCTATGACAAAGGGGGCCGCGTCAGTTTTGCAGTTGACCCTGAAGGTCGTGTCACTCATTTCCGTTATGACAGCTTTGGTCGTCTGACAGGCAGCATCGTGCATGCCGATTTACTGACCGATTTGCCACCTACATTGGCAAAACTGGAGGCTGCTTTTGCCAATGCCGACAGTACCGACCGCGTGTCATCGGCGGTCTATGATGTCGTTGGTCGCGAGATCTATCGCATTGACACCCAGGGCCAAGTAGTTGCCAAACGCTACAACTCCCTGGGGCAGCGTGTCGAGCAGATCGAGTATGCGCGGGCTATCCCGGCTGGTGTGGCGTTGGATGAGGCAACAGTCACTGCTGCCCTGCTACCCGGTAACGAAGACCGTCACACACTGTATCGTTATGACAATGCAGGTCGTTTGGTTGAGCAGACGAATGCGCTGAACAAGACTGAGCGTTTGGCTTACGACGCAGCAGGGCAATTGATCAGCCGCACGGATGCGTTGAACCATCAATGGCAGAAACGCTATGACCAGCGTGGCATGCTGGTGGAAGAACTGAACGATGCTGGCGAGCGGACACGTTACGGATACAACGCCGCAGGGCAGCGTAACAGCGTGACCGATGCCAATACCAATGTGGTAAGTAGTCGCTATGACGGGGCTGGCCAGTTGGTGGAAACGCTGGATGCCAACAACAAGGCGGAACAATACCGCTACGATACTTTTGGTAATCGGATTGAGACCAAGGATCGCTTGGGCTTCACCACCCGTGTCGAGTATGACAAGGCCAATCGTGTCATTAAAAAGTTGGATGCGCAGAACCATT contains:
- a CDS encoding FG-GAP-like repeat-containing protein gives rise to the protein KHWWSDTNYFQPGYEQSLGAAKPNARYLVGDLNGDRQSDLVVIWKNEQGQAVATVWRAEISDSATANLVFRWVQGPDQILGQWNDNATYRLNDQNKDGRTDLIGAWTDADGKVVLQTWLSDGISVSTAGNWGKDAQYLDGDFNGDGRLDLLEIRHRGDGQAEARQWIATDTGYSAGTVSVLGSWRADSNWLVGDVTGDGKADLVEIRRETDAKVTATTWLMTEAGLIHGETTDISANNPYRARYYLTELSGDGKADLVVQWDNAGTTFHTEWTVNGRGFVRAQESRSWGAQENHLQTLALDNNADGRQDVARFFKYNNELWVGVNQRTAGGLNNYSEMKLDSWNETSRFFAADVNGDGKQDLIQVYTGVDSNTHVRHWVSNGSLFTAGQDVSIGEARPGARFLVGDLNADGKPDLLQIWQSTDNKAMAQILRATATGYSGVSSSTLGDWREGASYRLVRHNNDNRPDLIASWQDADGRWNSTTWRQQAMPNRFVVASTQTSAAGDAFQSTAAQFATSNQDGFGSSANAFASVTKDNFGSTTHAFAAVTADAFGTSVAQFTAAVRDVFGSKAQQFAVIAAESFGSTTVASEVRDIRFATTNNHDANPAGFDSAWHVGNPVADGLLGSEQTTQAGNRPVVDDSSLDAVKARVALAQRSVGIQHLFDEAGREVFTLSVDGLLTERQFDSAGNLLRESRYATPMVSNTALTLAEVRARLAVLPKTAMDQHSYIVRDALGREAYRIGADRSVSSIDYDKAGRITRRTRFAQSLPGSVDLGQPLTLDGIQQAMAGGDHSHDQIERLGYDAASRPVYAIDGVGHVNERRFDGAGNEIGRRILLGRTDLAVWDAEQRLTIDTSQTVQHSRAFYDAASQLIIELDGEGYATRRIYDSNGQLIQRIRYGTALTVADNADLAIILSKLPVTPDSKLDSVERYVYDTAGRLAITIDGAGRVRRSVYDGMGRVVRTIQYAKTLTAQATLADFGKPGAADRVTDVVYDNLGRARFTIDPEGVVAEQQYNYLGQVTQSIRHEQRITTRPYDSVALTRYGNLDETGTMHDPVSMFSRTTSQGEVWQYGYAAAAGAFTAFPVLTSKQGVDYWGTSSNGTPGVFVNPTDARVTFGTNWVDGRQVMLHPGSGTTDRYAVLRFVAPQSGSYRLDAMFQSNDSYGATTDVHVLINGQEIFAGNVSSTFRPQLSQAIVVKQGDTIDFMVGTGVNGTYSYDSTSVVVALHQSDLPVVLGQGDVDSLAVLEQLQETYKTPAAQADKSQRFYDKGGRVSFAVDPEGRVTHFRYDSFGRLTGSIVHADLLTDLPPTLAKLEAAFANADSTDRVSSAVYDVVGREIYRIDTQGQVVAKRYNSLGQRVEQIEYARAIPAGVALDEATVTAALLPGNEDRHTLYRYDNAGRLVEQTNALNKTERLAYDAAGQLISRTDALNHQWQKRYDQRGMLVEELNDAGERTRYGYNAAGQRNSVTDANTNVVSSRYDGAGQLVETLDANNKAEQYRYDTFGNRIETKDRLGFTTRVEYDKANRVIKKLDAQNHFTVNRYDDRGNLVMQQVDLGRGSDATVPLANGGFETVNANGSYIQRPADGAWLYENSAGISAATGSGFTNGAPAPVQGSQVGFIQGDGRISQTIQVSTGVALYFKATQRVNANSLDQRLQVLVDGIPQGEPIVPPRGRYGEFVVPLAIMTAGSHTVTIQGLGGVAGGDVTAFVDDVKLDQGAVATTVNRYDRAGRLLASVNAEGEVTSYEYDTFGNRVASVRHAERVAVSADSLATLPTVDAADQATRYGYDRAGQLTSTTNALNQVSRNEYDG